A genomic region of Dermacentor andersoni chromosome 9, qqDerAnde1_hic_scaffold, whole genome shotgun sequence contains the following coding sequences:
- the LOC126529780 gene encoding 5-demethoxyubiquinone hydroxylase, mitochondrial-like isoform X2 yields the protein MESVMACHTHTFIVFLSGQMLAMLMSSRQAMKSAVRFASSLADGDAVARLRRRRHLYDRILRVDHAGELGADRIYAGQMCVLGRDPVVRNMWEQEKEHLHAFERLLPLHRARPSALRPLWDSAGFALGFASALLGHRGAMACTVAVESVIAEHYDNQIRELLADAGEDHVELLDLLRRCRDDEQAHHDTALEHGAEGTPLYALLTAAIKAGCRGAIWVAERV from the exons TATTTCTGTCTGGACAaat GTTGGCCATGCTGATGTCAAgccgtcaggcgatgaaatcagccGTGCGGTTCGCGTCTTCACTGGCAGATGGCGATGCAGTGGCgaggctgcggcggcggcggcatctTTACGACCGCATCCTACGTGTGGACCATGCCGGCGAGCTGGGCGCTGACCGCATCTATGCCGGTCAA ATGTGCGTGCTGGGCCGTGACCCCGTGGTGCGCAACATGTGGGAGCAGGAGAAGGAGCACCTGCACGCCTTTGAGCGCCTCTTGCCACTGCACCGGGCACGACCCAGTGCACTACGGCCCCTGTGGGACTCTGCTGGATTCGCACTTGGCTTCG CCTCGGCACTGCTGGGCCATCGCGGTGCCATGGCTTGCACGGTGGCGGTGGAGTCGGTCATCGCGGAGCACTACGACAACCAAATCCGCGAACTGCTGGCCGATGCTGGCGAGGATCACGTCGAACTGCTGGACTTGCTGCGCCGGTGTCGAGACGACGAGCAGGCACACCACGACACAGCTCTTGAACACGGTGCCGAAGGGACACCACTATATGCTCTGCTCACAGCTGCCATCAAGGCCGGCTGCCGTGGCGCCATTTGGGTCGCCGAAAGGGTCTGA
- the LOC126529780 gene encoding 5-demethoxyubiquinone hydroxylase, mitochondrial-like isoform X3: MLMSSRQAMKSAVRFASSLADGDAVARLRRRRHLYDRILRVDHAGELGADRIYAGQMCVLGRDPVVRNMWEQEKEHLHAFERLLPLHRARPSALRPLWDSAGFALGFASALLGHRGAMACTVAVESVIAEHYDNQIRELLADAGEDHVELLDLLRRCRDDEQAHHDTALEHGAEGTPLYALLTAAIKAGCRGAIWVAERV; this comes from the exons ATGCTGATGTCAAgccgtcaggcgatgaaatcagccGTGCGGTTCGCGTCTTCACTGGCAGATGGCGATGCAGTGGCgaggctgcggcggcggcggcatctTTACGACCGCATCCTACGTGTGGACCATGCCGGCGAGCTGGGCGCTGACCGCATCTATGCCGGTCAA ATGTGCGTGCTGGGCCGTGACCCCGTGGTGCGCAACATGTGGGAGCAGGAGAAGGAGCACCTGCACGCCTTTGAGCGCCTCTTGCCACTGCACCGGGCACGACCCAGTGCACTACGGCCCCTGTGGGACTCTGCTGGATTCGCACTTGGCTTCG CCTCGGCACTGCTGGGCCATCGCGGTGCCATGGCTTGCACGGTGGCGGTGGAGTCGGTCATCGCGGAGCACTACGACAACCAAATCCGCGAACTGCTGGCCGATGCTGGCGAGGATCACGTCGAACTGCTGGACTTGCTGCGCCGGTGTCGAGACGACGAGCAGGCACACCACGACACAGCTCTTGAACACGGTGCCGAAGGGACACCACTATATGCTCTGCTCACAGCTGCCATCAAGGCCGGCTGCCGTGGCGCCATTTGGGTCGCCGAAAGGGTCTGA